GCCTGGGGCCTTCGCTTTTGCCTTGGCTGATGGGCGAGACTTCATCGTACAGGTCGATGGGCTCCAAGCTTCGGCGGAGCCCAAACTATATCAGTCGGCGACCGAGGGGGTCAATGGGCCGCGCAGGACCACGGCCTTACACCTCTCGTCTTCCTTCGATGGATTTCAGAAGCGTGACCTCGTCGGCATACTCGATATCCATCCCGACCGGAATCCCGTAAGCGATCCGCGAGACCCGTACACCGAAAGGCTTCACCAGCTTGGTGAGATAGATCGCCGTCGCTTCTCCTTCGATGGTCGGATTAGTGGCGAGAATCACTTCTTCGGTTCCGCCCGCCTTTAGCCGGTCGACCAATTCCTGCGCCCGAATGTCCGAAGGACCGACCCCGTCCAACGGCGAAAGAGATCCTAAGAGAACATGGTACAGCCCGCGATAGCCGCCGGCGCGCTCGATGGCGTACAGCGTACTCGGTTCCTCCACCACGAGGATTTTGGTTCGATCCCGTTTGGGATCCAAACAAAACTCGCACAATTCGTCTTCCGCGATGTTCCGGCACTGACGGCAGAACGAGAGGCCATCCTTGACGGCGCGGATCGCGTCGGCCAGCCGCTGGGCCTCCTCGCGTTCCGCTTTGAGTAAGTGAAAGGCCAGCCGCTGGGCGCTTTTCCGGCCGATGCCGGGCAGTCTCACCAACTCACTGATCAACCGCGCCAGCAACCCTTGTTGATCAACACCCATTACGGATCAGGTATCGATGACGGAGTGAATGATGAATCGAAGATGCTCCGAACGTCTTTCCTTCTTCGCAGCATCACGCATTCAGAACAGTCCAGGGATTCGTAAGCCGCCCGTCAACGCTTTCATTTCCTCGGACACCATGTCGCGCGCCTTGCGCAGCGCTTCGTTCGTCGCAGCCGTAACTAAATCCTGCAGCATGTCCACATCGCCGGACTTGACGACTTCCGGATCGAGGACGACGCTGACGATCTGCATGGCCCCGTTGGCCGTCACCGTGACGATCCCGCCGCCGGCCGTGCCGGTCACGGTCTTCGCCGCCGCTTGTTCCTGGAGCTTGGCCATTTGCTCCTGCATGGCCTGCGCCTGCTTCACCAAGTTGGCCATATTGCCGAACGGATTCTTCATG
This genomic window from Nitrospirota bacterium contains:
- a CDS encoding YbaB/EbfC family nucleoid-associated protein — its product is MKNPFGNMANLVKQAQAMQEQMAKLQEQAAAKTVTGTAGGGIVTVTANGAMQIVSVVLDPEVVKSGDVDMLQDLVTAATNEALRKARDMVSEEMKALTGGLRIPGLF
- the recR gene encoding recombination mediator RecR translates to MGVDQQGLLARLISELVRLPGIGRKSAQRLAFHLLKAEREEAQRLADAIRAVKDGLSFCRQCRNIAEDELCEFCLDPKRDRTKILVVEEPSTLYAIERAGGYRGLYHVLLGSLSPLDGVGPSDIRAQELVDRLKAGGTEEVILATNPTIEGEATAIYLTKLVKPFGVRVSRIAYGIPVGMDIEYADEVTLLKSIEGRREV